A region of Burkholderiales bacterium DNA encodes the following proteins:
- a CDS encoding VOC family protein has protein sequence MAVDVEALRASISQSRPPFSLNKIGHVVLRVSDLKRSIEFYTGVLGFKVSDIYGDDMMPGGMVFMRCNADHHGIALVGGASGRAGKGDLHHLAFEVGSLDEVFRARKHLRERGATIVFEGRRRAGVQVAIEFLDPDGHNLEIYWGLDQIGPDGVARPASEWRGAKSLEEAIADPPPGQVPVVHDESLIERK, from the coding sequence ATGGCCGTCGACGTCGAAGCCCTCCGCGCCTCCATCAGCCAGTCGCGCCCGCCGTTCTCGCTCAACAAGATCGGCCACGTGGTGCTGAGGGTCTCGGACCTGAAGCGCTCGATCGAGTTCTATACGGGCGTCCTCGGCTTCAAGGTCTCCGACATCTACGGCGACGACATGATGCCCGGCGGCATGGTGTTCATGCGCTGCAATGCCGATCATCACGGCATCGCGCTCGTCGGCGGCGCTTCCGGGCGCGCGGGCAAGGGCGATCTGCATCACCTGGCGTTCGAGGTCGGATCGCTCGACGAAGTGTTCCGGGCGCGCAAGCATCTGCGCGAGCGCGGCGCGACGATCGTGTTCGAAGGCCGCCGGCGCGCCGGCGTGCAGGTCGCGATCGAGTTTCTCGATCCCGACGGCCACAACCTCGAGATCTACTGGGGGCTCGATCAGATCGGCCCCGACGGCGTGGCGCGTCCGGCGAGCGAATGGCGAGGCGCGAAATCCTTGGAGGAAGCCATCGCCGATCCGCCTCCGGGCCAGGTCCCGGTCGTTCACGACGAGAGCCTGATCGAGCGCAAGTAG
- a CDS encoding tripartite tricarboxylate transporter substrate binding protein codes for MRIATTVCALAAVSMSAAAHAQEYPTKLIRMVVPGLPGGSADIIARMIGARLSERYGQPVVTENRSGAGQMIGFDYLAKAPPDGHVLLLGTITYTTTVATRASLPFDPANDITGVTMIGQGPLLLVVHPSLPVKSVKELIALARSRPHTINYASSGTGTIVHLVAEDFASRAKIDIVHVPYKSIAPAVTDVVGGHVPMMFASLPAAWHHVKSNRLRALGVTTAKRSQFMPGLPTIAEAGVPGFEASTWWGLFAQGRTPKETVAKINAEIQKIVVADDIKTRLNAEGAQPVSGMTSDAFNALLRQEIASWRAIAKERKIQGEM; via the coding sequence TTGCGCATCGCTACGACGGTTTGCGCGCTCGCGGCAGTCTCGATGAGCGCCGCCGCGCACGCTCAGGAGTATCCGACCAAGCTCATCCGCATGGTGGTGCCGGGTCTGCCGGGCGGATCGGCGGACATCATCGCCCGCATGATCGGCGCCAGGCTCAGCGAGCGCTATGGCCAGCCGGTGGTGACCGAGAACCGCAGCGGGGCGGGGCAGATGATCGGCTTCGACTACCTGGCGAAAGCGCCGCCGGACGGACACGTGCTGCTGCTCGGGACGATCACCTACACGACGACCGTGGCGACGCGCGCATCGCTCCCGTTCGATCCGGCGAACGACATCACCGGCGTCACCATGATCGGGCAGGGGCCGCTGCTGCTCGTCGTGCACCCGTCGCTGCCGGTGAAGTCGGTGAAGGAGCTGATCGCGCTCGCGAGATCGCGCCCGCATACCATCAACTACGCGTCCTCGGGCACCGGGACGATCGTTCACCTGGTCGCCGAAGATTTCGCGTCGCGCGCGAAGATCGACATCGTGCACGTGCCTTACAAGTCGATCGCGCCCGCAGTCACCGACGTCGTCGGCGGCCACGTGCCGATGATGTTCGCCAGCCTGCCGGCGGCCTGGCATCACGTCAAATCGAACCGGCTGCGCGCTTTGGGCGTGACGACCGCGAAGCGCTCGCAGTTCATGCCCGGGCTGCCGACGATCGCGGAAGCAGGCGTCCCCGGCTTCGAGGCGTCGACGTGGTGGGGCCTGTTCGCGCAGGGCAGGACGCCCAAAGAGACGGTGGCGAAGATCAATGCCGAGATCCAGAAGATCGTCGTCGCCGACGACATCAAGACGAGATTGAATGCCGAGGGCGCTCAGCCGGTGAGCGGCATGACTTCGGATGCGTTCAACGCGCTGCTGCGGCAGGAGATCGCGTCGTGGCGCGCGATCGCCAAGGAGCGGAAGATTCAGGGGGAGATGTAG
- a CDS encoding serine hydrolase domain-containing protein has protein sequence MPSHIPSIPRAEPEAVGLSSERLGRIGAAVNSEIAAGRLPGAVIAIARRGKLAYLEAFGHLDRQAQTAMPVDAVFSIASMTKPIVSVAALALYEEGRMMVNEPVSRYLPQLAKLKVATARAHADAEHVGDSVPAQREMTIQDLMRHTAGVTYGNRGDTAFFKRYLSSSSDVAERMSGGEFLRKLAELPLHYEPGSKWDYGFGFDVLGLAIEAVTAQPLAAFLDERIFKPLGMNDSGFVVPPESVHRFAKGLPCDPLTGKPQPMRDSTQPHKFACGGGCGVSTAQDYLRFALMLLNGGALDGTRILGRKTVEYMTADHIGPEIDSSRLRQWPNINGYGFGLGVAVRRSAGGGGAVSSRGEFNWAGATGPYFFVDPSEELAVVFMAHAPGTIRFYFRQWLHALAMQALV, from the coding sequence ATGCCATCCCACATACCTTCCATCCCACGCGCCGAGCCCGAAGCGGTCGGCTTATCGAGCGAGCGCCTCGGCCGCATCGGCGCCGCGGTGAACTCGGAGATCGCCGCAGGCAGGCTCCCCGGCGCGGTGATCGCGATCGCGCGCCGCGGCAAGCTCGCTTACCTCGAGGCGTTCGGCCATCTCGACCGCCAGGCGCAGACCGCGATGCCCGTCGACGCGGTATTCAGCATCGCGTCCATGACCAAGCCCATCGTCAGCGTCGCGGCGCTGGCGCTCTACGAAGAAGGCCGGATGATGGTGAACGAGCCGGTCAGCCGCTATCTGCCGCAGCTCGCGAAGCTGAAAGTCGCGACGGCGCGCGCGCATGCCGACGCCGAGCACGTCGGCGACAGCGTTCCCGCGCAGCGCGAGATGACCATCCAGGACCTGATGCGCCATACCGCCGGCGTCACCTACGGCAATCGCGGCGACACCGCGTTCTTCAAGCGCTACCTGAGCTCCTCATCCGACGTTGCGGAACGCATGAGCGGCGGCGAATTCCTGAGGAAGCTGGCGGAGCTGCCGCTCCACTACGAGCCGGGCTCGAAATGGGACTACGGCTTCGGCTTCGACGTGCTCGGCCTCGCGATCGAGGCGGTGACGGCGCAGCCGCTCGCGGCGTTCCTCGACGAGCGCATCTTCAAACCGCTGGGCATGAACGACTCGGGTTTCGTCGTTCCGCCGGAGAGCGTGCATCGCTTCGCAAAGGGGCTGCCGTGCGATCCGCTGACGGGCAAGCCGCAACCGATGCGCGACAGCACCCAGCCGCACAAATTCGCCTGCGGCGGCGGCTGCGGCGTGTCGACGGCGCAGGACTACCTGCGCTTCGCGCTCATGCTGCTGAACGGCGGCGCGCTCGACGGCACGCGCATCCTCGGCCGCAAGACGGTCGAGTACATGACCGCCGATCACATCGGCCCGGAGATCGACTCGAGCCGCCTGCGCCAGTGGCCGAACATCAACGGCTACGGCTTCGGCCTCGGCGTCGCGGTCCGGCGTTCGGCCGGCGGCGGGGGTGCCGTCAGCTCGCGAGGCGAGTTCAACTGGGCGGGCGCGACCGGGCCGTACTTCTTCGTCGATCCTTCCGAAGAGCTCGCGGTGGTGTTCATGGCGCACGCGCCCGGCACCATCCGCTTTTACTTCAGGCAGTGGCTGCACGCGCTGGCGATGCAGGCGCTGGTCTAA
- a CDS encoding Ldh family oxidoreductase → MSKDIVLSVAEATTLGIKALRAIGQSEEEAKVITAHLVDAALCGYPFAGLPRILTINDHPRTHQPREPVKVVHETEVSAMMDGGNNVGYYAVYQAMKTAIAKAKKSRIAIVGMYRSQMSGRNAYYLEHIAREGLVGIHMATGVHLVLPHGGAKPALGTNPIAFAFPTSSDPFIVDFGTAGMMLGEVILRSRTGQSLPEGIAIDANGQPTTDPHAALKGGVFPFGDHRGYALSLGIQSMCLLAGASRAYPKQDYAFMFLVFDPEVLMPRGEFDLALHDLIENVRNTPRLDPNEPIRIPSERAFREREKNRTLGIPIAKEVHRQLVALAERAATAWSSSPA, encoded by the coding sequence ATGAGCAAAGACATCGTATTGAGCGTCGCAGAGGCCACGACGCTCGGCATCAAGGCGCTGCGCGCCATCGGCCAGTCGGAAGAAGAAGCCAAAGTCATCACCGCGCACCTCGTCGACGCGGCGCTCTGCGGCTACCCGTTCGCGGGGCTGCCTCGCATCCTCACCATCAACGATCATCCGCGCACGCACCAGCCGCGCGAGCCGGTCAAGGTCGTGCACGAAACCGAGGTCTCGGCGATGATGGACGGCGGCAACAACGTCGGCTATTACGCGGTCTACCAGGCGATGAAGACCGCGATCGCCAAAGCGAAGAAAAGCCGCATCGCGATCGTCGGCATGTATCGCAGCCAGATGAGCGGTCGCAACGCGTACTACCTGGAGCACATCGCGCGCGAAGGCCTGGTCGGCATCCACATGGCGACCGGCGTGCACCTCGTGCTGCCGCACGGCGGCGCGAAGCCGGCGCTGGGCACCAACCCCATCGCGTTCGCGTTTCCGACTTCGAGCGATCCGTTCATCGTCGACTTCGGCACCGCCGGTATGATGCTCGGCGAAGTGATCCTGCGCAGCCGCACCGGGCAATCGCTGCCCGAAGGCATCGCGATCGACGCGAACGGACAGCCGACCACCGATCCGCACGCAGCGCTCAAAGGCGGCGTCTTCCCGTTCGGCGACCACCGCGGCTACGCGCTGTCGCTCGGCATCCAGTCGATGTGCCTGCTCGCGGGCGCGTCGCGCGCGTACCCGAAGCAGGACTACGCCTTCATGTTCCTCGTGTTCGATCCCGAGGTGCTGATGCCGCGCGGCGAGTTCGACCTGGCCCTGCACGATCTGATCGAGAACGTGCGCAATACGCCGCGCCTCGACCCGAACGAGCCGATCCGCATCCCTTCGGAGCGCGCTTTCCGGGAACGCGAGAAGAACCGCACGCTCGGCATTCCCATAGCAAAGGAAGTGCACCGGCAGCTCGTGGCGCTCGCGGAGCGAGCCGCCACAGCCTGGAGCTCGTCGCCAGCATGA
- a CDS encoding DUF72 domain-containing protein, whose translation MRSTSGNDTWHADDVYDTLRERGAMFCVTDNEEGDTPYVVTADCAYVRLRRTQYDQADLAAWAGRIAERRLDRTYVYFMHEDEALGCRFATMLQEAWKGRVT comes from the coding sequence TTGCGTTCGACTTCCGGGAACGACACGTGGCATGCCGACGACGTGTACGACACCTTGCGCGAGCGCGGCGCGATGTTCTGCGTCACCGACAACGAAGAGGGCGATACGCCGTACGTCGTCACCGCGGACTGCGCCTACGTGCGGCTGCGCCGCACGCAGTACGACCAGGCCGACCTCGCCGCGTGGGCCGGGCGCATCGCGGAGCGGCGCCTCGACCGCACCTACGTCTACTTCATGCACGAGGACGAAGCGCTCGGCTGCCGCTTCGCGACGATGCTTCAGGAGGCGTGGAAGGGGCGCGTGACGTAA
- a CDS encoding DsbA family protein, whose amino-acid sequence MSDSIPNPVSSSDHIRGAQDATVTIVEYGDFECPNCKQAAPAVAVIMKHFEGRVRLVFRHFPLEEVHPHALLAAEAAEAAAAQGRFWEMHDRLFDSQPRLQLPRLRELATDLELDLKRFSEELRDHVHVPRVREDVAEGRRLAVRHTPTFYVDGALCDVSFGVQLLERAVEKALRP is encoded by the coding sequence ATGAGCGACAGCATCCCGAATCCCGTTTCGTCTTCGGACCACATACGCGGCGCGCAGGACGCTACGGTCACGATCGTCGAGTACGGCGATTTCGAGTGCCCGAACTGCAAGCAGGCGGCGCCCGCGGTCGCGGTGATCATGAAGCACTTCGAGGGCCGCGTGCGGCTCGTCTTCCGCCATTTCCCGCTGGAGGAAGTCCATCCTCACGCGCTGCTCGCGGCCGAGGCGGCCGAAGCCGCCGCCGCGCAGGGCCGCTTCTGGGAAATGCACGACCGGCTCTTCGACAGCCAGCCGCGCCTCCAGCTTCCGCGGCTGCGCGAGCTCGCGACCGACCTCGAGCTCGACCTGAAGCGCTTTTCGGAAGAGCTGAGGGATCACGTGCACGTGCCGCGCGTGCGCGAGGACGTCGCCGAAGGCCGGCGCCTCGCGGTACGTCACACGCCGACGTTCTACGTCGACGGCGCGCTGTGCGACGTGTCGTTCGGGGTGCAGCTCCTCGAGCGCGCGGTGGAGAAGGCGCTCCGGCCTTAG
- a CDS encoding VacJ family lipoprotein: MKPRLAAVILGLSIAATLTGCATAPGSPDPYEPFNRKVYNFNEGLDKRVLQPAAKGYRATVPEFVRTSIGNVFSNVGDVRNVLNNTLQGKFATAYGDLGRILINSTIGVLGLFDIASEAGIEKHNEDFGQTLAVWGAPRGPYLVLPLLGSSNVRDGFGTAVDFATDPLSLVNPVGAQLAVQGTRVVDTRAGLLDAGNLLNTAALDNYLFVRDIYLQRRESLVRDGRMAADVEAAYRELRAGD, translated from the coding sequence ATGAAACCACGCCTGGCCGCCGTCATCCTGGGCCTCTCGATCGCCGCAACGCTCACCGGCTGCGCCACTGCGCCCGGCTCGCCGGATCCCTACGAGCCGTTCAACCGCAAGGTGTACAACTTCAACGAGGGGCTCGACAAACGAGTGCTCCAGCCGGCTGCGAAAGGCTACCGGGCCACGGTGCCCGAGTTCGTGAGGACGAGCATCGGCAACGTGTTCTCGAACGTCGGCGATGTGCGCAATGTGCTGAACAACACCCTGCAGGGGAAATTCGCGACGGCGTACGGCGATCTGGGCCGCATCCTGATCAACTCGACGATCGGCGTGCTCGGACTCTTCGACATCGCCTCCGAGGCAGGCATCGAGAAGCACAACGAGGACTTCGGGCAGACGCTCGCGGTCTGGGGCGCGCCGCGCGGGCCCTACCTCGTGCTGCCGCTGCTGGGCTCGAGCAACGTGCGGGACGGTTTCGGCACCGCGGTCGACTTCGCAACCGATCCGCTGTCCCTGGTAAACCCGGTCGGCGCCCAGCTCGCCGTGCAGGGCACGCGCGTCGTCGACACTCGCGCGGGGCTGCTGGACGCCGGTAACCTGCTCAATACCGCCGCGCTCGACAACTACCTCTTCGTGCGCGACATCTACCTCCAGCGCCGGGAGAGCCTGGTGCGCGACGGGCGCATGGCCGCCGACGTGGAAGCGGCCTATCGCGAGCTCCGGGCGGGCGATTAA
- a CDS encoding tripartite tricarboxylate transporter substrate-binding protein, whose amino-acid sequence MNAAFNPKLPYRAAADFSGVILVATAPVALTAHQSVPAKTLKELIALAQAAPGKLNYGSAGVGGSRLRRLCSRSPIRSDDRCSSAKR is encoded by the coding sequence GTGAACGCCGCGTTCAATCCGAAGCTCCCGTACCGGGCAGCAGCGGATTTCAGCGGGGTCATCCTCGTCGCGACCGCGCCGGTCGCGCTGACCGCGCACCAAAGCGTGCCGGCGAAGACGCTGAAGGAGCTCATCGCGCTCGCGCAGGCCGCGCCGGGCAAGCTCAACTACGGCTCGGCGGGCGTGGGCGGCAGCCGTTTACGGCGCCTGTGCTCGCGCAGCCCCATCAGGAGTGACGACAGATGCTCTTCGGCGAAGCGGTGA
- a CDS encoding SDR family NAD(P)-dependent oxidoreductase, which yields MAKTVRKVLVTGAAGTLGRAVAKAFADEGASLALLDRSGELLASAFGAESATSKHYACDLLDAQAVAAAVQRSVADLGGLDAVCHIAGGFRMGEAVHEISDETWDVMMNTNARAFLNVARAVIPPMKQAGGGKIVAVGAMGAQRGQANMGAYAASKRALQALVESMAAEQRAHGINVNAVLPSIIDTPANRRDMPKADPAKWVAPRDLANVIAFLCSDAAKAVHGACIPVQGLS from the coding sequence ATGGCCAAGACCGTTCGTAAGGTTCTCGTCACCGGCGCGGCGGGCACGCTCGGCCGCGCGGTCGCGAAGGCGTTTGCCGACGAGGGCGCGTCGCTCGCGCTGCTCGACAGGAGCGGTGAGCTTCTGGCGTCCGCGTTCGGCGCGGAGTCGGCGACCTCGAAACATTATGCGTGCGATCTCCTCGATGCGCAGGCGGTGGCGGCCGCGGTGCAGCGCTCGGTCGCGGATTTGGGCGGACTCGACGCGGTGTGCCACATCGCCGGCGGTTTCCGCATGGGCGAGGCGGTGCACGAAATCAGCGACGAGACGTGGGACGTGATGATGAACACCAATGCACGCGCGTTCCTCAACGTCGCGCGCGCGGTGATCCCGCCGATGAAACAGGCGGGCGGCGGCAAGATCGTCGCGGTGGGGGCGATGGGCGCGCAGCGCGGGCAGGCGAACATGGGCGCCTACGCCGCTTCGAAGCGCGCGTTGCAGGCGCTCGTCGAATCGATGGCGGCGGAGCAGCGCGCGCACGGCATCAACGTGAACGCGGTGCTGCCGAGCATCATCGACACGCCCGCCAACCGGCGCGACATGCCGAAAGCCGATCCTGCGAAATGGGTGGCGCCGCGCGATCTCGCCAACGTCATCGCCTTCCTGTGCAGCGACGCCGCGAAAGCGGTGCACGGCGCGTGCATCCCGGTGCAGGGCTTGTCGTAG
- a CDS encoding Rieske 2Fe-2S domain-containing protein has protein sequence MSPADIEAAREALERLAGEIARLEVVAEGWDASHAQTLAAIKSSIEALDAEAFRRLIRCLKEDPAAAARLDAAVRDPLVFGVLRLHGLVKDPLEHRVERALEDAASQPIHFVSSFAKPPERESWIWMCTVKHIPDGGVVKITHWGRNFLLHRQGDAVSCMTNACPHRGMPIDSGRVANGVITCPYHDYEFDLQTGRCLNVSEDPLTMHAVRVNDGHVEVRLPL, from the coding sequence ATGTCACCCGCCGATATCGAGGCCGCCCGCGAGGCGCTGGAACGCCTCGCCGGAGAGATCGCGCGCCTCGAGGTCGTCGCCGAAGGGTGGGATGCATCTCACGCGCAGACGCTGGCCGCGATCAAGTCGTCGATCGAAGCGCTCGACGCCGAGGCGTTCCGGCGCCTGATCCGCTGCCTGAAAGAAGATCCCGCTGCCGCGGCGCGGCTCGACGCAGCCGTGCGCGATCCGCTGGTCTTCGGCGTGCTGCGCCTTCATGGCCTGGTGAAGGATCCGCTCGAGCACCGCGTGGAGCGTGCGCTCGAGGACGCTGCGAGCCAGCCCATCCATTTCGTCAGTTCGTTCGCTAAACCGCCGGAACGGGAAAGCTGGATATGGATGTGCACCGTCAAGCACATTCCCGACGGCGGCGTGGTCAAGATCACGCACTGGGGCCGCAACTTTCTGCTGCATCGGCAAGGCGATGCGGTGAGCTGCATGACCAACGCGTGTCCTCACCGGGGCATGCCGATCGATTCCGGAAGAGTCGCGAACGGCGTGATCACGTGCCCGTATCACGATTACGAGTTCGACCTGCAGACCGGCCGCTGCCTCAACGTTTCGGAGGACCCGCTCACCATGCACGCGGTGCGGGTGAACGATGGTCACGTCGAGGTGCGCTTGCCGCTATGA
- a CDS encoding OmpW family outer membrane protein: MRPAHVTGGLGLCIALGLAGVMGDAQAADKENSIQIGYAYIDFNTKSADLKGPPGTTPPGVQADLKNASTLALVYERHIYGPWSLVVQGGAPPTIKLMGAGVAAPLGQVGKVRAWFPGVLGQYTFDGPWGSRPYLAAGVNYTTYTDEQVGDNFTAAFGGTSSTAEMKSSWGYIAKVGVSVPLNKDWFVDASYSRYQIRTTATVTTATPGFGNIIRTIDVKADPGIFGLTVGYRF, translated from the coding sequence ATGCGCCCTGCTCACGTCACCGGTGGTCTCGGACTCTGCATCGCCCTCGGCCTCGCCGGCGTCATGGGCGACGCCCAGGCCGCCGACAAAGAGAACTCGATCCAGATCGGCTATGCCTACATCGATTTCAACACCAAGTCCGCAGACCTCAAGGGCCCGCCAGGGACCACCCCGCCGGGCGTACAGGCCGACCTGAAGAACGCCTCTACCCTGGCCCTGGTTTATGAGCGGCATATTTACGGCCCGTGGTCCCTCGTGGTCCAGGGGGGAGCGCCGCCCACGATCAAGCTCATGGGCGCAGGCGTCGCAGCCCCGCTGGGCCAGGTGGGGAAGGTCCGTGCCTGGTTCCCCGGCGTGCTCGGTCAATACACCTTCGACGGCCCCTGGGGCTCGCGGCCCTACCTGGCCGCCGGAGTGAACTACACGACCTATACCGACGAGCAGGTCGGCGACAATTTCACCGCTGCTTTCGGCGGAACCTCCAGCACGGCCGAAATGAAAAGCTCCTGGGGCTATATCGCGAAGGTCGGCGTCAGCGTCCCGCTCAACAAGGACTGGTTCGTCGATGCCTCCTACTCGCGGTACCAGATCCGCACGACGGCCACGGTCACCACGGCCACGCCGGGGTTCGGCAACATCATCCGCACCATCGACGTCAAGGCGGATCCGGGCATATTCGGGCTGACCGTCGGGTACAGGTTCTGA
- a CDS encoding response regulator — MPKILLIEDNPINSTMLRRRLERKGFEVYLAVDGPDGIAAARAQSPDLILMDISLGLGKMDGWEATQKIKADPATAGIPIMALTAHAMESDRLKSVEVGCSDFDTKPVDFNRLLTKISALLEGAQRVA; from the coding sequence ATGCCTAAGATCCTGTTGATTGAGGACAACCCGATAAACAGCACCATGTTGCGCCGGCGGCTCGAGCGCAAAGGGTTCGAGGTGTATCTGGCCGTCGACGGTCCGGACGGGATCGCGGCGGCCCGCGCCCAAAGCCCGGATCTCATCCTGATGGATATCAGTTTGGGTCTCGGAAAGATGGACGGCTGGGAAGCCACGCAGAAGATCAAGGCCGACCCGGCTACGGCCGGCATTCCGATCATGGCGCTGACGGCGCACGCGATGGAAAGCGACCGGCTGAAGTCCGTCGAGGTCGGCTGCTCCGATTTCGATACCAAGCCGGTCGACTTCAACCGGCTGCTCACCAAGATCAGCGCGCTGCTGGAGGGCGCACAGCGTGTCGCATAA
- a CDS encoding EAL domain-containing protein, with product MSHNPRLLVVDDIADNRTILSRRLVRRGFEVVEADGGRAALELIAQQPFDLVLLDITMPDLDGLSVLKTIREKHSPSALPVIMVTANGESADTVAALTLGANDYVTKPVDFPVALARIEAQVARKRAEEALRLTNQQLEHRIDSRTAELSQLNEKLASEIVERRRSEARMEHMAHHDALTGLANRVLFQDRLGQALSEAEASGEAVAVLCLDLDRFKEVNDTFGHPAGDKLLRSVAQRLLTAVRAEDTVARLSGDEFAIIQPGPASPEATAALGQRVLELFQKPFELDTDVLRSGVSIGAALFPHDATTANDLLKGADIALYHAKSEGRGIYHRFEAEMSAALEARRGFEQDLRQALERDEFELHYQPLIDLETHSVLGCEALIRWRHPVRGYVSPADFIPIAESNGLIVDIGAWVLRTACAEAARWPAPTKIAVNLSPVQFARPGLVDVVVDALSAAGLDAARLELEITESLLLGNSELVLRALRDLKKLGIEISMDDFGTGYSSLGYLRQFPFDKIKVDRSFVSSLAASTESVAIVRAIVGLASGLGMTTLAEGVETVEQLDSLVAEGCEQGQGFYFSRPLRAAEIRALLGDPRWLPAHAQAAAA from the coding sequence GTGTCGCATAACCCGCGTCTTCTCGTCGTCGACGATATCGCCGACAACCGGACCATCCTCTCGCGTCGTCTCGTACGGCGCGGTTTCGAGGTGGTCGAGGCCGACGGCGGGCGCGCAGCCCTGGAGCTGATCGCGCAGCAACCGTTCGACCTGGTGTTGCTCGACATCACCATGCCCGACCTGGACGGCCTCTCGGTTCTGAAGACCATTCGTGAGAAGCATTCGCCGTCCGCCCTGCCCGTCATCATGGTGACGGCAAACGGGGAGAGCGCCGACACCGTGGCGGCTCTGACGCTGGGCGCGAACGACTACGTGACGAAGCCGGTCGACTTTCCGGTCGCACTCGCCCGCATCGAGGCGCAGGTCGCACGCAAGCGCGCGGAGGAAGCGCTGCGGCTGACGAACCAGCAACTGGAGCATCGGATCGACAGCCGGACGGCCGAGCTCTCGCAGCTGAATGAGAAGCTCGCAAGCGAGATCGTTGAGCGCCGGCGTTCGGAAGCCCGGATGGAGCATATGGCGCATCACGATGCGCTGACCGGCCTTGCGAATCGCGTCCTGTTTCAGGACCGTCTGGGCCAGGCGTTGTCCGAGGCCGAGGCAAGCGGCGAAGCGGTCGCCGTGCTCTGCCTCGATCTCGATCGCTTCAAGGAAGTCAACGACACGTTCGGGCATCCTGCCGGGGACAAGCTGCTGCGATCCGTCGCCCAAAGGCTGCTGACGGCGGTTCGCGCCGAGGATACCGTCGCGCGGCTCAGCGGCGACGAATTCGCGATCATCCAGCCCGGACCCGCCTCGCCGGAGGCTACTGCGGCCCTCGGGCAGCGCGTGCTGGAGCTGTTCCAGAAGCCCTTTGAGCTGGACACCGATGTGCTTCGCAGCGGGGTCAGCATCGGCGCTGCGCTGTTCCCCCACGATGCGACGACCGCGAATGATCTGCTGAAGGGGGCGGATATCGCGCTCTACCACGCGAAATCGGAAGGTCGCGGGATATATCACCGCTTCGAAGCCGAAATGAGCGCGGCGCTCGAGGCGCGACGCGGATTCGAGCAGGACCTGCGGCAGGCGCTCGAACGCGATGAATTCGAGCTGCACTACCAGCCGCTGATCGACCTCGAAACCCACTCCGTCCTCGGCTGCGAAGCGCTCATCCGCTGGCGTCACCCGGTGCGCGGCTACGTTTCGCCCGCGGACTTCATCCCGATCGCGGAAAGCAACGGCTTGATCGTCGACATCGGCGCATGGGTGTTGCGGACCGCTTGCGCCGAAGCGGCGCGCTGGCCCGCCCCGACGAAGATCGCCGTCAATCTCTCCCCGGTCCAGTTCGCCAGGCCGGGATTGGTGGACGTGGTTGTGGACGCGCTGTCTGCGGCCGGTCTGGACGCGGCGCGCCTGGAGCTCGAAATCACCGAGTCGCTGCTGCTCGGCAACAGCGAGCTGGTGCTTCGCGCGCTGCGAGATTTGAAGAAGCTGGGTATCGAGATCTCGATGGACGATTTCGGCACCGGGTATTCGTCGCTCGGCTATCTGCGCCAATTTCCGTTCGACAAGATCAAGGTCGACCGCTCCTTCGTCAGCAGCCTGGCCGCAAGCACTGAATCGGTCGCCATCGTGCGCGCCATCGTGGGGTTGGCGAGTGGCCTGGGGATGACCACGCTCGCCGAGGGGGTCGAAACCGTCGAGCAACTCGACAGCCTGGTGGCCGAGGGCTGCGAGCAGGGTCAGGGCTTCTACTTCAGTCGCCCCCTCCGGGCAGCTGAAATCAGGGCCCTGCTCGGCGACCCACGCTGGCTGCCGGCGCACGCCCAGGCTGCTGCGGCTTAA
- a CDS encoding response regulator — protein sequence MPRILLIEDNEMNRDMLSRRLERKGFQVCLASDGPAGIAAAAAENPDLILMDVSLGLGKMDGWEATQKIKADPATAGIPIMALTAHAMATDRLKAVEVGCADFDTKPVDLNRLLTKINALLEHAGRVVP from the coding sequence ATGCCCAGGATCTTACTGATTGAAGACAACGAGATGAATCGCGACATGTTGAGCCGGCGACTCGAGCGCAAGGGGTTCCAGGTGTGCCTGGCCAGCGACGGTCCGGCCGGGATCGCGGCCGCCGCCGCCGAAAACCCGGATCTCATCCTGATGGATGTCAGTCTGGGTCTCGGCAAGATGGACGGCTGGGAAGCCACGCAGAAGATCAAGGCCGACCCGGCTACGGCCGGCATTCCGATCATGGCGCTGACAGCGCACGCGATGGCGACCGACCGGTTGAAGGCCGTCGAGGTCGGCTGCGCCGATTTCGATACCAAGCCGGTCGACCTCAACCGGCTGCTCACGAAGATCAACGCGCTGCTGGAGCACGCAGGTCGCGTCGTCCCATAG